In one window of Nitrospira sp. SG-bin1 DNA:
- a CDS encoding twitching motility protein PilT gives MDISKLLTFSVKEGASDCHISAGEPPMIRIHGDLKKLDHPPLTPDETHALIYDMMNDAQRKNFEEKRECDFSFELGDIARFRVNVFVQQRGLGAVFRNIPTLILPLEKLGMPPILRQLCDKEKGLILVTGPTGSGKSTTLAAMVDYLNNTFEGHIITIEDPIEFVHKSKKCLVNQRELGVHTLSFANALKSALREDPDIVLVGEMRDLETIQLALTAAETGHLVFGTLHTSSAPKTIDRIIDAFPPAQQAQIRTQLSEALEAVITQTLLKKKTGGRVAALEIMVATTAVRNLIREAKLHQIPGIMQASQKDGMQTMDMALVDLATRGIVHKAEAQSRSMNPNLFGTAMTGAA, from the coding sequence ATGGATATCTCCAAGCTACTTACCTTCTCGGTAAAGGAAGGCGCCTCCGACTGCCACATTAGCGCTGGCGAACCTCCGATGATTCGCATCCATGGAGACCTCAAAAAACTCGACCACCCTCCCCTTACCCCAGACGAAACTCACGCCCTCATCTACGACATGATGAACGACGCGCAACGGAAGAACTTCGAGGAAAAACGAGAATGCGACTTTTCATTCGAACTAGGAGATATTGCCCGTTTCCGAGTCAACGTATTCGTCCAACAGCGAGGATTAGGGGCCGTCTTTCGAAACATTCCGACCCTCATTCTTCCTCTGGAAAAACTCGGCATGCCGCCGATTCTTCGGCAGTTGTGCGACAAGGAAAAAGGGTTGATCCTCGTGACCGGACCGACTGGCTCCGGCAAATCCACCACGCTTGCGGCGATGGTGGACTACCTGAACAACACGTTCGAGGGGCATATCATCACCATCGAAGACCCTATCGAGTTTGTCCATAAATCCAAGAAGTGTCTGGTCAATCAGCGAGAACTCGGCGTGCATACGCTCTCGTTCGCCAATGCCCTTAAGTCGGCGCTGCGCGAAGACCCTGACATCGTCCTGGTGGGCGAAATGCGGGACTTGGAAACCATTCAACTCGCGCTGACCGCCGCCGAAACCGGACACTTGGTTTTCGGCACGCTCCATACCTCGAGCGCGCCAAAAACGATCGATCGTATCATCGACGCCTTCCCTCCGGCTCAGCAGGCGCAAATCAGGACGCAGCTCTCCGAGGCCTTGGAAGCCGTGATCACGCAAACGCTACTGAAGAAGAAAACCGGCGGACGCGTCGCCGCACTCGAAATCATGGTGGCGACGACAGCCGTGCGCAATCTCATTCGGGAAGCCAAGCTGCACCAAATCCCCGGCATCATGCAGGCCAGTCAAAAGGACGGCATGCAGACGATGGACATGGCGTTGGTTGACCTTGCAACGCGCGGGATTGTTCATAAGGCCGAGGCGCAATCCCGCAGTATGAACCCGAATCTCTTCGGCACTGCGATGACTGGAGCGGCCTAG
- a CDS encoding phosphoglycerate dehydrogenase, whose translation MKILISDSLSKQGVEALEKAGFTVVVKSKMPKDELFKEIKDADGLIVRSGTKVTAELIAAAEKLKVVGRAGSGLDNVDTPAATRRGIVVMNTPGGNTVTTAEHTMSMICAMSRRIPQATASVKAGKWEKDKFMGVELYNKVLGIIGAGQIGSHLTKMAQGIGMSVVAFDPYLAPERAERMGVTMLDLEEVFRRADIISVHTPLTPETRGIINAQSIAKMKSGVLIVNCARGGIINEQDLCEALKTKRVAAAAFDVFEEEPVKPDNPLLALDNFICTPHIGAQTTEAQENVAIGIAEQIVDYFTKGVAKGAVNIPSVAPELLPRLQPFLTLAEKLGALQTQLVQGGIERVTVEYSGEVATLSIAPLTIAVLKGLLTPIMQHPVNYVNAPVVAKERGIEVKEIKSTDAGDFTSLVRVRVEAGKVSHQVAGTLYHKKEARITEIDQFKVEVVPEGHMLLIHNVDRPGVIGTVGKVLGDQGINIVRMQCALEKRGGDALLIIGSDTEFPSAVLDQIRSNSNILSVKVANLS comes from the coding sequence ATGAAGATTCTGATCAGCGATAGCCTTTCGAAACAAGGTGTCGAAGCGCTTGAAAAGGCGGGATTCACCGTGGTGGTGAAATCCAAAATGCCGAAGGATGAGTTGTTCAAAGAGATCAAAGATGCCGACGGTTTGATCGTGCGATCCGGCACCAAGGTGACGGCCGAACTGATCGCCGCGGCGGAGAAGCTCAAAGTCGTCGGGAGAGCCGGATCCGGCCTAGACAATGTCGACACTCCTGCTGCAACCCGTCGAGGCATTGTCGTCATGAACACGCCGGGAGGCAATACCGTCACGACAGCCGAGCACACGATGTCGATGATCTGTGCGATGAGCCGGCGCATTCCTCAAGCCACTGCGTCGGTGAAAGCGGGCAAGTGGGAAAAAGATAAATTCATGGGCGTCGAACTCTATAACAAGGTGCTCGGTATCATCGGCGCCGGACAGATCGGCAGTCACCTGACCAAGATGGCGCAGGGGATCGGCATGAGTGTCGTCGCCTTTGATCCCTACCTGGCGCCTGAACGGGCCGAGCGAATGGGCGTGACGATGCTCGATCTCGAAGAAGTATTCCGGCGTGCGGATATCATTTCGGTCCATACGCCGCTCACGCCGGAGACGCGCGGGATCATCAACGCACAGTCCATCGCCAAGATGAAATCCGGCGTGCTCATCGTCAATTGCGCCCGAGGCGGGATCATCAATGAACAGGATTTGTGCGAGGCGTTGAAAACGAAGCGCGTGGCCGCCGCCGCCTTCGATGTGTTTGAAGAAGAGCCGGTCAAGCCGGACAATCCGCTCCTTGCCTTGGATAATTTCATCTGCACCCCGCATATCGGCGCCCAGACGACTGAGGCGCAGGAAAACGTCGCGATTGGGATCGCGGAACAAATCGTCGATTACTTTACCAAAGGAGTGGCCAAGGGTGCCGTCAATATTCCGTCGGTCGCCCCGGAGTTGTTGCCGCGGCTCCAGCCGTTTCTGACGCTGGCCGAGAAGCTCGGCGCGCTTCAAACCCAACTTGTCCAAGGGGGGATCGAGCGCGTCACCGTGGAATACAGCGGAGAAGTCGCCACACTGTCGATCGCGCCGCTGACCATCGCCGTCCTGAAGGGCCTGCTCACTCCCATTATGCAACACCCGGTAAACTACGTAAATGCTCCCGTCGTCGCGAAAGAACGCGGAATTGAAGTCAAAGAGATCAAGAGCACGGACGCCGGTGATTTCACAAGTCTGGTCCGCGTTCGGGTCGAAGCCGGCAAGGTGTCACACCAAGTTGCAGGGACGTTGTATCACAAGAAAGAAGCCCGCATCACGGAGATCGACCAATTTAAAGTCGAGGTTGTGCCGGAAGGACATATGCTATTGATTCACAATGTTGATCGCCCAGGGGTGATCGGTACGGTCGGAAAGGTCCTGGGGGATCAGGGAATCAATATCGTACGGATGCAGTGTGCACTGGAAAAGCGGGGAGGGGATGCCTTGCTGATCATCGGTTCCGACACGGAATTTCCATCTGCGGTGCTGGATCAGATCCGTTCCAATTCGAACATACTATCCGTCAAGGTCGCCAATCTTTCATAA
- a CDS encoding dihydroxy-acid dehydratase (catalyzes the dehydration of 2,3-dihydroxy-3-methylbutanoate to 3-methyl-2-oxobutanoate in valine and isoleucine biosynthesis), which yields MKKETRLQSHDLLVGAGRAPARAMLKAVGFTDDDLSKPLVGVANTWIEIMPCNFHLRRLSERVKAGIRAAGGTPIEYNTIAVSDGISMGTEGMRASLISREVIADSIELVARGHLFDAVVALSGCDKTIPGTVMALARLNVPSLMLYGGSIMPGQFQGHDVTIQDVFEAVGKHAAGKMTDAELKDLEDHACPGPGACGGQFTANTMAIAFEFLGISPMGRNGVPAMDGRKDDVAFECGKMVMELVKQDLRPRRIITRKSLENAIAAVATTGGSTNAVLHLLAIARESGIKLSIDDFDKINRKVPLLADLKPGGRFAAADLYAAGGTTLVAKRLLDAGLLHGNQPTVTGRTIGEEASGARETPGQQVLRPLTHPIKPTGGLVILKGNLAPEGCVVKVAGHSMNKFQGPAKVFDREEDAFVAVQAGQIKSGDVVVIRYEGPSGGPGMREMLGVTAAIVGAGLGDSVALLTDGRFSGATRGLMAGHVAPEAAKGGPIAAIRSGDTITFDIPKRRLDVAISQKEIATRLKKVKLPVPRYTSGVMGKYARHVSSASEGAITS from the coding sequence ATGAAAAAAGAAACGCGCCTACAGAGTCATGATCTGCTCGTCGGGGCGGGACGTGCCCCGGCACGAGCGATGTTAAAAGCCGTCGGATTCACGGACGATGATTTGTCCAAACCTCTCGTTGGCGTGGCCAATACCTGGATCGAGATCATGCCGTGCAATTTTCATTTACGGCGGCTTTCCGAACGAGTGAAGGCAGGGATCCGAGCAGCCGGCGGAACCCCAATCGAGTACAACACCATCGCGGTGTCCGATGGGATCTCGATGGGCACCGAAGGAATGCGCGCGTCGCTGATCAGCCGCGAAGTGATCGCGGATTCGATTGAACTCGTCGCGCGGGGACACTTGTTCGATGCCGTCGTCGCGCTGTCGGGTTGCGATAAAACGATCCCCGGAACCGTCATGGCGCTCGCCCGATTAAACGTACCGTCGCTGATGCTGTATGGCGGCTCGATCATGCCGGGGCAGTTTCAGGGACATGATGTGACGATTCAGGATGTCTTTGAAGCGGTCGGCAAACATGCGGCGGGAAAGATGACCGACGCCGAACTGAAGGACTTGGAAGATCACGCCTGTCCAGGGCCTGGAGCCTGCGGAGGCCAGTTTACAGCCAATACCATGGCCATTGCGTTTGAGTTCCTCGGCATATCGCCGATGGGTCGCAATGGAGTGCCCGCCATGGACGGTCGGAAAGACGATGTCGCGTTTGAGTGCGGCAAGATGGTGATGGAGCTCGTGAAGCAGGATCTGCGCCCTCGCCGGATTATCACCAGAAAGTCATTGGAGAACGCCATCGCTGCCGTGGCCACGACCGGCGGCTCGACGAACGCGGTCCTGCATCTCCTCGCCATCGCCCGTGAGTCCGGGATCAAGTTGAGCATCGACGACTTCGACAAGATCAATCGCAAGGTCCCTCTATTGGCCGACCTCAAACCAGGGGGCCGCTTTGCTGCAGCCGATCTCTATGCCGCAGGAGGCACAACTCTCGTGGCCAAGCGATTGCTCGATGCGGGACTCCTCCATGGCAATCAACCGACCGTCACCGGTCGAACGATCGGTGAAGAAGCCTCCGGCGCCCGTGAAACGCCGGGACAACAAGTTTTGCGTCCCCTCACCCACCCCATCAAACCGACGGGTGGACTCGTTATCCTAAAAGGTAATCTCGCGCCGGAAGGCTGCGTAGTGAAGGTGGCCGGCCACTCGATGAATAAGTTCCAAGGACCGGCAAAAGTCTTTGATCGAGAGGAAGACGCGTTCGTGGCGGTTCAAGCAGGGCAAATCAAGTCCGGTGATGTCGTCGTCATTCGGTACGAAGGTCCGTCAGGAGGACCAGGGATGCGCGAGATGTTGGGCGTGACGGCGGCCATCGTCGGTGCCGGACTTGGTGATTCCGTGGCACTGCTCACCGACGGTCGATTCTCCGGCGCGACACGTGGCCTGATGGCCGGGCACGTGGCCCCGGAAGCGGCCAAAGGTGGACCGATCGCGGCAATCAGGAGCGGAGATACGATCACGTTCGATATTCCCAAACGCCGACTGGACGTGGCCATCTCGCAGAAGGAAATCGCTACTCGGCTCAAGAAGGTTAAACTGCCTGTCCCTCGCTACACTTCAGGCGTGATGGGAAAGTATGCCCGGCACGTCTCGTCAGCATCAGAAGGCGCCATCACCAGCTAG
- a CDS encoding replicative DNA helicase (unwinds double stranded DNA), with protein sequence MKSIGTVDLSQPKLPPQNLEAEQSVLGAILLDNAAMPKAMELLVEEDFYRTAHKKVYQAMLELSDTGEVIDQITLTERLKSRGELEVIGGAAYLAELVQIVPSSANIRYHCKIVRDKAVARQLISASTEVLTRGYEGTASIDDLLDFAERSVFSIAQGKLERSFSPISHVIKESLDVIDKLSKRKEHVTGVPTGYYDLDDITAGLQASDLVVVAGRPSMGKTSLALGFATHAAIHANTVVGVFSLEMSKPQIVLRMLSSEARVDSHALRTGKLQKEDWWRLAEAAGRLEQAPIYIDDTGGITVQQMRGKARRLKAEKGLDLLIVDYLQLMQGRSDSESRQQEISDISRSLKALAKELNVPVVALSQLSRAVEARKPPIPMLADLRESGAIEQDADVVIFIYREDVYDPNSERKGIADIIVSKHRNGPIGKKELFFQDRFAKFESLDLREV encoded by the coding sequence ATGAAATCCATCGGGACGGTGGATCTCTCTCAACCGAAACTGCCTCCGCAGAACTTGGAAGCGGAACAGTCGGTGCTCGGCGCCATTCTGCTCGATAACGCCGCCATGCCGAAGGCGATGGAACTGTTGGTGGAGGAAGATTTCTATCGGACGGCACACAAGAAGGTCTACCAAGCCATGCTGGAGCTGTCCGACACTGGAGAAGTGATCGATCAGATTACGTTGACCGAGCGACTGAAATCTCGCGGCGAGCTCGAGGTGATCGGAGGCGCGGCCTATCTCGCCGAGCTCGTCCAGATCGTTCCCAGTTCCGCCAATATTCGGTACCATTGTAAGATCGTCCGGGACAAGGCGGTGGCCCGCCAGTTGATCAGTGCCTCCACAGAGGTATTGACCAGGGGCTACGAGGGGACCGCCTCAATCGACGATCTGCTTGATTTTGCCGAGCGGTCGGTCTTCAGTATCGCGCAAGGCAAACTGGAACGGTCCTTCAGTCCGATCAGTCACGTCATCAAGGAAAGCTTGGACGTGATCGATAAACTGTCCAAGCGAAAAGAACATGTCACGGGAGTGCCGACGGGATACTACGATCTCGACGATATTACCGCAGGGCTTCAAGCGTCGGACTTGGTGGTGGTGGCGGGCCGGCCTAGTATGGGAAAGACGAGTCTGGCCTTAGGGTTTGCCACACATGCCGCCATTCATGCCAATACAGTCGTGGGAGTGTTCAGCCTGGAAATGTCCAAACCCCAGATTGTCTTACGCATGCTCAGTTCTGAAGCGCGAGTCGATTCCCATGCGTTGAGGACGGGGAAACTTCAGAAAGAAGATTGGTGGCGATTGGCTGAGGCAGCCGGCCGATTGGAACAGGCGCCGATCTATATCGACGACACGGGCGGCATCACCGTCCAACAGATGCGAGGGAAAGCTCGTCGGCTTAAGGCTGAAAAGGGGCTGGATCTGCTCATCGTGGATTATCTTCAGCTCATGCAAGGACGAAGCGATTCAGAGTCTCGTCAGCAAGAGATCTCCGATATTTCTCGCTCCTTAAAGGCCTTGGCCAAGGAATTGAACGTGCCGGTTGTGGCCTTGTCTCAGTTAAGTCGGGCGGTGGAGGCCCGTAAGCCGCCCATTCCCATGTTGGCCGACCTGCGAGAAAGTGGAGCGATCGAACAAGATGCCGATGTGGTCATATTCATCTATCGGGAAGACGTCTACGATCCGAATTCAGAGCGCAAAGGCATCGCCGATATCATCGTCAGCAAACATCGCAATGGACCAATCGGGAAAAAAGAGCTGTTTTTTCAGGATCGATTCGCCAAATTCGAAAGCCTCGATCTGCGAGAAGTTTAG
- a CDS encoding class V aminotransferase — MLKRYLLAPGPTPVPPEVLLAMARPMIHHRAPEFDPIFAEVREGLKWLFQTRNDVLMLAASGTGGMEGAVSNFLSPGDRALYVNGGKFGERWGKLCKTFGVQASEIKVEWGQAVNPQQVADALKKDPSIKAVYVQASETSTGVSHDVKALGEIIKGHDNTILVVDAITALGVFDIKTDAWGLDVVITGSQKALMLPPGMAFVSVSEKAWALADKAKNAAFYFNFKKERENQVKNQTAFTPTVSLIIGLQEVFRMMKAEGLEKMFARQGRLALAMREGVKAAGMALFPKESPSDALTAVCAPEGIDGQAIYKNLRVQYGMTAAGGQDHLKGKIFRLSHMGYADSFDVITALAATEMVLKGLGHAVKLGSGVGKAQEILMAK; from the coding sequence ATGTTGAAGCGGTATCTCTTGGCTCCCGGCCCAACCCCTGTGCCTCCGGAGGTGTTGCTGGCGATGGCTCGTCCGATGATCCATCATCGCGCACCTGAGTTCGATCCGATATTCGCGGAAGTCCGTGAAGGACTGAAGTGGCTGTTTCAAACGCGGAACGACGTATTGATGTTGGCGGCGTCAGGAACAGGTGGGATGGAAGGAGCAGTTTCGAATTTCTTGTCTCCCGGCGACAGGGCTTTGTACGTCAACGGAGGCAAGTTTGGAGAGCGCTGGGGAAAACTGTGCAAAACCTTTGGAGTTCAAGCGAGCGAGATCAAGGTTGAGTGGGGACAGGCCGTCAACCCACAACAAGTGGCCGATGCCTTGAAGAAAGATCCTTCGATCAAGGCTGTGTATGTCCAAGCGAGCGAGACGTCGACGGGGGTCTCCCACGATGTGAAGGCACTTGGCGAGATCATCAAGGGGCACGACAACACAATCTTGGTTGTCGATGCCATTACGGCTCTTGGAGTATTCGACATCAAGACCGACGCGTGGGGCCTGGATGTCGTGATCACCGGATCGCAGAAGGCCCTCATGCTCCCCCCCGGCATGGCGTTCGTCAGTGTCAGTGAGAAGGCATGGGCCCTCGCTGACAAAGCTAAGAATGCGGCCTTCTATTTCAACTTCAAGAAAGAACGTGAAAATCAGGTGAAAAATCAGACCGCATTCACGCCGACCGTCTCGTTGATTATCGGACTTCAAGAGGTCTTCCGAATGATGAAGGCGGAAGGGTTGGAAAAAATGTTTGCGCGGCAGGGCCGGTTGGCCTTGGCAATGAGAGAAGGTGTGAAGGCTGCCGGGATGGCGCTCTTTCCCAAGGAGTCACCGAGCGATGCCTTGACGGCGGTGTGCGCTCCGGAAGGTATCGATGGACAGGCTATTTATAAGAATCTCCGTGTGCAATATGGCATGACGGCTGCCGGAGGCCAGGATCATCTCAAAGGAAAGATATTTCGACTGTCTCACATGGGATATGCGGATTCGTTCGACGTGATTACCGCATTGGCGGCAACCGAGATGGTCCTAAAGGGACTTGGCCATGCCGTAAAACTGGGAAGCGGTGTTGGAAAAGCGCAAGAAATCTTAATGGCAAAGTAA
- a CDS encoding ATP pyrophosphatase, with protein MNCTRCKTKAVFKLPRHNAAFCKGCFNNFIHDQVIKAIKSLRMLEKDDRILVAVSGGKDSLALWDILLKLGYKADALYVNLGIAGYSDRSQEKVRRYAMNVASPLGATLHTHTVEQEEGAGIKELSLIVHRPTCSTCGTLKRYQFNRIAIEQDYDVMATGHNLDDEAARLLGNVLHWQEDYLDKQSPNLPASVEGFAKKVKPLYRLTERELAAYCVLNKIEYIVDECPMAQGARTLLYKEVLNRLETESPGTKQYFYWGFLEKQRKKVSATTSMTEKDQATLHPCRSCGQPTTADTCSYCKLMARAKTSTAH; from the coding sequence ATGAATTGTACGAGATGTAAAACCAAAGCCGTGTTTAAGTTGCCGCGTCATAATGCGGCGTTCTGCAAGGGCTGCTTTAACAACTTTATTCATGATCAAGTGATTAAAGCGATTAAATCGCTGAGGATGCTTGAAAAAGATGACCGGATCCTCGTCGCAGTCTCCGGCGGAAAGGACAGTCTGGCGCTTTGGGACATTCTCTTGAAGCTCGGCTACAAGGCTGATGCGCTCTACGTCAACCTCGGCATCGCCGGGTATTCGGATCGCTCGCAAGAAAAGGTTCGCCGCTATGCGATGAACGTTGCGTCACCGCTTGGCGCGACACTGCACACCCACACAGTCGAACAGGAAGAAGGCGCCGGCATCAAAGAATTGTCGTTGATCGTCCATCGCCCGACGTGCAGTACATGTGGAACGCTCAAACGCTACCAGTTTAACCGCATCGCGATCGAGCAGGACTACGATGTGATGGCGACCGGCCATAACCTCGACGATGAAGCGGCTCGCCTCCTTGGCAACGTACTGCATTGGCAAGAAGACTATCTCGACAAGCAGAGCCCAAATCTCCCTGCTTCAGTGGAAGGCTTCGCCAAGAAAGTAAAACCACTCTATCGACTGACGGAGCGGGAACTCGCGGCATACTGCGTACTGAACAAGATCGAATACATCGTGGACGAATGCCCCATGGCTCAGGGTGCCCGCACGCTGCTCTACAAGGAAGTCCTGAACCGTCTGGAGACCGAATCCCCAGGAACCAAGCAGTACTTCTATTGGGGCTTTCTGGAAAAACAGCGCAAGAAAGTTTCTGCCACCACGAGCATGACTGAAAAAGACCAGGCCACGCTCCATCCATGCCGCTCTTGTGGCCAACCCACCACAGCCGATACCTGCTCCTACTGTAAACTCATGGCCCGCGCCAAGACTTCGACCGCTCATTGA
- a CDS encoding ABC transporter produces MNGPTESILKAQGLSKIFKVGFWGRSATAVQNLDLDVQKGEVFGFLGPNGAGKTTTIKMLMGLIYPTSGQAWLFGRSIRDKESKARLGFLPESPYFYDYLTSLEFLKFYGHLFGIRGAALEKRIDELLELVGMSHARHLQLRKFSKGMLQRVGIAQALINDPELVVLDEPMSGLDPIGRKEIRDLILRLKESGKTIFFSSHILHDAELLCDRVAIILKGKLVACGRVSELIDEGATHSVEVVAEGLGSEGVARLRQLADRIIVQGTQVLAVLPNRQQVGATLDIIRGAKATLVSLTPQKGSLEDLFIREVKSKQPELREAV; encoded by the coding sequence ATGAACGGACCAACAGAATCAATTCTCAAAGCACAGGGACTGAGTAAGATCTTTAAGGTAGGATTCTGGGGGCGTTCTGCCACGGCTGTCCAAAACCTTGACCTTGACGTTCAGAAAGGTGAGGTCTTCGGCTTCTTGGGTCCCAATGGGGCTGGTAAGACAACGACGATTAAGATGCTGATGGGACTAATCTATCCTACGAGCGGCCAGGCTTGGCTCTTTGGTCGCTCTATCAGGGATAAAGAATCTAAAGCACGACTTGGATTTTTGCCAGAATCCCCTTATTTTTATGATTATCTCACTAGCCTTGAGTTTCTCAAATTCTATGGCCATCTCTTCGGGATTCGAGGTGCGGCGTTAGAGAAACGTATCGATGAATTGTTGGAGTTAGTCGGCATGTCCCATGCCCGCCATCTTCAGTTACGAAAATTTTCGAAAGGGATGTTGCAGCGCGTAGGGATTGCTCAGGCGCTCATCAACGACCCGGAGTTGGTAGTGTTGGATGAGCCGATGTCTGGCCTTGATCCGATCGGACGCAAAGAGATTAGGGATTTGATCCTGCGTCTGAAAGAATCCGGGAAGACGATCTTCTTCAGTTCCCACATCCTGCACGATGCCGAACTCCTTTGCGATCGGGTGGCCATTATTCTCAAGGGTAAACTTGTTGCTTGCGGACGCGTCAGTGAACTGATCGATGAAGGTGCGACCCACTCGGTAGAAGTTGTGGCTGAGGGGCTAGGGTCGGAGGGGGTGGCGCGTCTACGTCAACTGGCTGATCGCATCATTGTGCAAGGTACTCAGGTCCTGGCAGTACTGCCCAACCGCCAGCAAGTAGGGGCTACTCTTGACATCATTCGAGGAGCCAAAGCGACGCTGGTTTCACTCACCCCACAGAAAGGATCACTTGAAGATTTGTTCATTCGAGAGGTTAAGAGCAAACAGCCTGAGTTGAGGGAAGCCGTATGA
- a CDS encoding type IV pili twitching motility protein PilT, whose amino-acid sequence MDVRSLLKVMVDREASDLYLTVDAPPIYRIHGATQPTDASPFTNEQLEALALALMRGQQRSEFEEKMEMNLALYYKELGRFRVNVFRQKGNVGLVFRHIKAEIQTVEQLQLPPIIKDIAMTKRGLVLVVGATGSGKSTSLAAMIDHRNSIHQGHIITVEDPIEFVHQHKKSIITQREVGFDTLTFQNALKNTLRQAPDVILIGEVRDTETMEAAITFAETGHLCIGTLHSNNANQAIERIMNFFPVERHAQIYLQLSLNLRAIISQRLIPSVDGKRVPALEIMLDTPRIKDLIKKAEVDTLKEAMEQGIDEGCQTFDHVLFQLYKTNKITLEQALINADSANNLRLKIKLEGLKGDEAVNALLDKQIGGQGADAFKIQGGTSGNVTPLRKR is encoded by the coding sequence ATGGATGTTCGGAGTCTCTTGAAAGTCATGGTGGACCGCGAAGCGTCGGACTTGTATTTGACTGTCGACGCTCCCCCGATTTACCGCATCCATGGCGCCACCCAACCGACCGACGCCTCCCCGTTCACCAACGAGCAGCTCGAAGCATTGGCGTTGGCGTTGATGCGCGGTCAACAGCGCAGCGAATTTGAAGAAAAGATGGAAATGAACCTGGCGCTTTATTACAAAGAGTTGGGTCGTTTCCGCGTCAATGTCTTCAGACAAAAAGGCAATGTCGGACTGGTGTTCCGGCATATCAAAGCGGAAATACAAACTGTCGAACAGTTGCAACTTCCTCCCATCATCAAAGATATCGCGATGACCAAGCGCGGCCTGGTGCTGGTGGTGGGGGCGACCGGCTCCGGTAAGTCAACATCGTTGGCCGCCATGATCGACCACCGCAACAGCATCCATCAAGGCCATATCATCACCGTGGAAGACCCGATCGAGTTCGTCCATCAACACAAGAAATCCATCATTACACAGCGCGAAGTCGGGTTTGATACCTTGACCTTCCAGAACGCGCTGAAGAATACGCTCCGGCAGGCCCCGGATGTCATTCTGATCGGTGAGGTGCGCGATACGGAAACCATGGAAGCAGCGATAACCTTTGCGGAAACCGGTCATTTGTGCATCGGCACGTTGCACTCAAACAATGCGAATCAGGCGATCGAACGCATCATGAACTTTTTCCCGGTTGAACGTCATGCCCAGATCTATCTGCAGCTGTCGCTGAATCTACGCGCGATTATTTCACAGCGATTGATCCCGTCGGTCGATGGCAAGCGCGTCCCGGCCTTGGAAATCATGTTGGACACGCCGCGTATCAAGGACCTGATCAAGAAAGCCGAGGTCGACACACTGAAGGAAGCCATGGAACAAGGCATCGACGAAGGGTGCCAGACCTTCGATCATGTCCTGTTTCAGCTTTACAAGACGAACAAGATTACGTTGGAACAAGCCCTCATCAACGCCGACAGCGCCAATAACCTTCGCTTGAAGATCAAGCTTGAAGGGCTCAAAGGCGATGAGGCCGTGAACGCCTTACTCGACAAACAGATCGGCGGACAGGGAGCGGATGCCTTCAAGATTCAGGGCGGCACATCGGGAAATGTGACTCCCCTTCGAAAACGATAA